CGCAACCCTGCTTATGGTTTTGTATTCTTTCATTGTTTCACCATTATTCTTCATGCTCCAACCCGCCAAACTCCTTTTCCATCTCCTTATTTATGGATTCCAGGCTTGATGCGTACTCCTTGACAAACTTGACGTTGGGGATCCTGTCCCTAGCTTTTACCTTCAGGATATCCTTAACAAGGCAGCCTTTCTCCAGAGACTCGTGCGCATGCTTCGCATACAGCAAGATACTTTTCATCATCAGATATGTCTTGTTCAGGGAGCAATAGGTGTCTATCTCATGATATGCGTTCTGCTGCAGGATAATCTCCCTGATCATCCGGGCGACCTCAAGGGTTATCTGCTCCTTCTCCGGCAGCGCGTCTGATCCAACGAGCTGGACGATTTCCATGAGCTTTTCTTCGTCCTGCAGGATGGACATGATCTGGTTGATCAGGCCTCTCCATTCCTTAGCAACATTCTCGGAATACCATGGCT
The window above is part of the Candidatus Nanoarchaeia archaeon genome. Proteins encoded here:
- a CDS encoding V-type ATP synthase subunit A, producing DMGYSVALMADSTSRWAEAMREISSRLEEMPGEEGYPAYLSTRLSEFYERSGRAVPLGAKEGSATEGSVTVIGAVSPPGGDFSEPVTQSTLRVAKTFWALDAKLAQRRHFPSINWLTSYSLYLDTLEPWYSENVAKEWRGLINQIMSILQDEEKLMEIVQLVGSDALPEKEQITLEVARMIREIILQQNAYHEIDTYCSLNKTYLMMKSILLYAKHAHESLEKGCLVKDILKVKARDRIPNVKFVKEYASSLESINKEMEKEFGGLEHEE